The proteins below come from a single Alligator mississippiensis isolate rAllMis1 chromosome 2, rAllMis1, whole genome shotgun sequence genomic window:
- the GAL gene encoding galanin peptides isoform X1, whose translation MQKCTGLLFLSLILCATLSETFGLVLSAKEKRGWTLNSAGYLLGPRRIDQLLLIKEMPIARGREEAPGEYAIDNHRSFNEKHGLAGKREIQPEEDMKSGVLGRSLADDNIVRTVIEFLNYLHLKEVGALDSLPSSEETNQS comes from the exons ATGCAGAAGTGCACTGGTCTCCTGTTTCTTTCTCTCATCCTTTGCGCCACCTTGTCAGAAACATTCGGGCTGGTTCTATCA GCAAAAGAAAAGAGGGGCTGGACTTTGAATAGTGCTGGTTACCTACTTGGGCCAC GTCGTATTGATCAGCTTTTACTGATAAAGGAAATGCCCATtgcaagggggagagaagaggcacCTGGGGAAT ATGCAATAGATAACCACAGATCTTTTAATGAAAAACATGGGCTAGCTGGTAAACGTGAAATACAGCCTGAAGAGGATATGAAATCAG GTGTTCTTGGAAGATCTCTGGCCGATGACAACATTGTGCGCACAGTAATTGAATTTTTGAATTATTTGCATCTTAAAG AGGTTGGGGCACTTGACAGTCTACCTTCATCAGAAGAAACAAATCAgtcctga
- the GAL gene encoding galanin peptides isoform X2: protein MQKCTGLLFLSLILCATLSETFGLVLSAKEKRGWTLNSAGYLLGPHAIDNHRSFNEKHGLAGKREIQPEEDMKSGVLGRSLADDNIVRTVIEFLNYLHLKEVGALDSLPSSEETNQS from the exons ATGCAGAAGTGCACTGGTCTCCTGTTTCTTTCTCTCATCCTTTGCGCCACCTTGTCAGAAACATTCGGGCTGGTTCTATCA GCAAAAGAAAAGAGGGGCTGGACTTTGAATAGTGCTGGTTACCTACTTGGGCCAC ATGCAATAGATAACCACAGATCTTTTAATGAAAAACATGGGCTAGCTGGTAAACGTGAAATACAGCCTGAAGAGGATATGAAATCAG GTGTTCTTGGAAGATCTCTGGCCGATGACAACATTGTGCGCACAGTAATTGAATTTTTGAATTATTTGCATCTTAAAG AGGTTGGGGCACTTGACAGTCTACCTTCATCAGAAGAAACAAATCAgtcctga